The window AGAAGACGGTGCGGCCCTGATTCATGAGCCATTGTGTACTCTCCTCGCATTCGAATCGCGGCAAGCCCGAAATGGCTTCAACTTATTGCGCAGCTACTACTTGCAGCCATCACCTTGCAACTTAACCGGACAGCAGTGAGTCGGAATAATTGAAGTACGTCGTGCTGTTATTGTAGGTGGCGATGTGCTGTGGTCCGGCGTAAATCTCGATGCGATTGGGTACGCCATCGCTCGCCCTGACTTCCACGACGGCGCGGCCTGCCAGATCGTACACGAAATCGACGCTGGTGCCGCTGTTGGTTTTGCGCACCCGATGTCCGGCAGCGTCGTAGACGTAGCTGGCAGAGGCTGCGCCCGATACCGAGATCAGCCGGTTCTCGGCATCGTAGGAGTAGTTGTAGATGTGCCCGGCGCCGTCGTTGAAGCTGGCGACGTTGCCGGCGATGTCGTAGGTGAAGCCACTGCCCACGATCCGATTGTACGCATCGAAGGCATACTGGGGCGATGGACCTCCGGGTGAATTCTGCTGCCAGCGGTTGCCAAAGCGGTCGTAGGCGTAGGTGGACGTTATTATGTTGCCCCCGACGTGCGATGAGGAGACCTGGGCCACCAGCCCGCAGTCTGGAAACGCGGCGCGGGTAGGCAGCGGCCTTTACTAATTCTTGGCCCAAGCCCACGCGACGATACGCCAACCAGCCACGCTTTTTTGCAGGGCAACCGTAAACATCGAGCCGTTCTCTTTAACCACCTTCCCTTTTTGCTTGTAGGTGTAGTCCGCAGGACCTACCACATAGGCACGGTCTGCCGTGATATCGACGTGCCGGAGGGATCCGAGCGTGACCACACCGTCGGTTATGCCGTTCTTCTTGGCGTCGGCGTCATAGTCATTCGCCCACTTCGCACATCCGCCGGAACCGTGCCACTCGTAGGGCGGGAATTCGTCGATGATGGAGGTTTGCTCCGCGCACGCCGCCACCAGAGTCTTGGTGTCACCCTTGTTGAAAGCGTCAGCGAACTGATGCACATGCGCCAT is drawn from Terriglobia bacterium and contains these coding sequences:
- a CDS encoding nuclear transport factor 2 family protein, with the protein product MRRIFIALALAALAQGTTAAQDKTAVMAHVHQFADAFNKGDTKTLVAACAEQTSIIDEFPPYEWHGSGGCAKWANDYDADAKKNGITDGVVTLGSLRHVDITADRAYVVGPADYTYKQKGKVVKENGSMFTVALQKSVAGWRIVAWAWAKN